From the Thermococcus guaymasensis DSM 11113 genome, one window contains:
- a CDS encoding UPF0147 family protein has translation MSDLIQQIVQVLKEQVVQDTVVPRNIRRAAEQAIEVLLDESKEPAVRAADAIAILEEISEDPNMPMHTRTIIWEVLGALEQVK, from the coding sequence ATGAGCGACCTGATTCAGCAGATTGTGCAGGTTCTCAAGGAGCAGGTTGTTCAGGACACCGTTGTTCCCAGGAACATTAGGAGGGCGGCCGAGCAGGCAATAGAGGTTCTCCTCGATGAAAGCAAGGAGCCCGCCGTTAGGGCGGCAGATGCAATAGCGATCCTTGAGGAGATAAGCGAGGATCCGAACATGCCCATGCACACGAGGACCATCATATGGGAGGTTCTCGGTGCCCTCGAGCAGGTCAAGTGA
- a CDS encoding type II toxin-antitoxin system HicB family antitoxin, whose product MIVKFEVYFDGEYWCARGIDDDIFTQGKTLDELMENIREAVEVHFS is encoded by the coding sequence ATGATAGTCAAGTTCGAGGTATATTTCGATGGTGAGTACTGGTGTGCAAGGGGCATAGACGATGATATCTTCACCCAGGGAAAGACCCTCGACGAACTAATGGAGAACATAAGGGAAGCTGTTGAAGTGCACTTTTCTTGA
- a CDS encoding radical SAM protein: MKIYIPGIKFPSVSLTGSYCFLNCAHCGRHYLEGMKKPKKRELLDFCLNLERSGGLGCLLSGGMDSRLKVPIDKYADELRKIKEKTRLKLNAHVGFIDESDLEWLKYVDVVSLDFVGDDDVIRRVYRIDKTVDDYLRIIELLTENGIRVAPHITIGLDFGRIHWEYRAIDLLVQYPIDVLVLDVLIPTKGTEMERVPKPDVEESLEIVKYARERFNGEISIGCMRPTGQWRVEFDKGAVLAGVDRLTNPPRKVIEWAKSVREVEIIYECCVM, encoded by the coding sequence CTGAAGATATACATCCCCGGAATCAAGTTTCCCTCCGTCTCGCTCACAGGGAGTTACTGCTTCCTGAACTGTGCCCACTGCGGGAGGCACTACCTTGAGGGCATGAAGAAGCCCAAGAAGAGGGAACTCCTTGACTTCTGCCTCAACCTAGAGCGCTCCGGAGGTTTAGGCTGTCTGCTGAGCGGGGGAATGGACTCCCGTCTTAAGGTGCCTATTGACAAGTACGCGGACGAGCTGAGGAAGATTAAGGAGAAGACCCGCCTCAAGCTCAACGCCCACGTCGGTTTCATAGACGAGAGCGATTTGGAGTGGCTGAAGTACGTTGATGTCGTTTCTCTCGACTTTGTTGGCGATGATGACGTCATAAGGCGCGTTTACAGGATAGACAAGACCGTTGATGACTACCTGAGGATAATCGAGCTCCTGACCGAAAACGGAATCCGCGTGGCGCCCCACATAACGATAGGCCTCGACTTCGGGAGAATCCACTGGGAGTATCGGGCTATTGACCTCCTCGTCCAGTACCCGATAGACGTCCTCGTCTTAGATGTTCTCATCCCGACGAAGGGGACGGAGATGGAGAGGGTTCCAAAGCCTGATGTTGAGGAGAGCCTTGAAATAGTGAAGTACGCGCGTGAGCGCTTTAACGGGGAGATAAGCATAGGCTGTATGCGTCCCACAGGACAGTGGCGGGTTGAGTTCGATAAAGGGGCGGTCTTAGCGGGCGTTGACAGGCTGACGAACCCGCCAAGGAAGGTCATCGAGTGGGCGAAGAGCGTGAGAGAAGTGGAGATAATCTACGAGTGCTGCGTTATGTGA
- a CDS encoding GntP family permease: protein MIPGSALLLLLAIAVGLIILFTGKYRVHAFLVLLAAAYFVGIFSGLGLTETVDAIATGFGGTLKSIGIVIAAGTIIGYILEKSGGAIAMADAVLKIVGKDRVPHAMSIIGYIVSIPVFCDSGFVILSPLNKALTKRAGLSMAVTAVALSTGLYATHTLVPPTPGPIAAAANVDADLGLVILLGIIASIPAALAGLYYALKVGSKIHIEPDIEESYEDLIKKYGKLPPAKWAFAPLIVPIILIVLKSIADFPSHPFGTGTAKEFFDFIGHPITALLIGVLLSFKLVDKLDEHVYGPSGWVGEGLKNAAIIILITGAGGSFGYVLRQTGIGDYIGTTLSSYHLGLLLPFIIAALLKTAQGSSTVAIITTSALLAPMLDSLGLASSYGKALTVLAIGAGSMVVSHANDSYFWVVTQFSNMDVTQGYKLQTVATFVEGIVAAVVILIMGAILL from the coding sequence ATGATCCCGGGATCTGCTCTGTTGTTGCTGTTGGCAATAGCCGTGGGGTTGATTATATTATTTACAGGAAAGTACAGGGTGCACGCATTTTTGGTTCTGCTGGCGGCAGCGTACTTTGTAGGAATATTCTCGGGCCTCGGACTTACAGAGACAGTTGATGCAATCGCAACTGGCTTTGGTGGAACGCTGAAGTCCATCGGAATAGTCATTGCCGCGGGTACAATAATCGGCTACATCCTGGAGAAGTCCGGAGGAGCAATAGCCATGGCAGACGCCGTTCTAAAAATCGTTGGAAAGGACAGGGTCCCCCACGCAATGAGCATAATCGGTTACATCGTCTCGATTCCGGTGTTCTGTGACTCTGGATTCGTAATTCTATCACCGCTTAACAAGGCCCTAACAAAGAGGGCAGGACTATCAATGGCCGTAACTGCAGTCGCGTTAAGTACCGGACTCTATGCAACCCACACACTTGTCCCCCCGACACCGGGACCAATTGCCGCCGCTGCCAATGTGGATGCAGACCTCGGACTGGTCATCCTGCTGGGAATTATAGCATCGATTCCCGCTGCTCTTGCCGGTTTGTACTATGCCCTTAAAGTCGGCAGTAAGATACACATTGAGCCGGATATAGAAGAATCCTATGAGGACTTAATCAAGAAATACGGAAAGCTCCCACCTGCAAAATGGGCCTTCGCTCCTTTGATAGTCCCGATAATTCTGATAGTGCTGAAGTCAATAGCGGACTTTCCATCCCACCCGTTTGGTACAGGCACAGCGAAGGAGTTCTTCGACTTCATCGGACACCCAATAACCGCCCTCCTCATCGGAGTCCTGCTCTCGTTCAAGCTCGTTGACAAGCTCGATGAGCACGTTTATGGACCATCCGGATGGGTCGGGGAAGGACTGAAGAATGCAGCCATTATCATCCTGATAACGGGTGCAGGAGGCTCATTTGGATACGTTCTCAGACAGACTGGAATCGGGGACTACATAGGAACAACACTCTCATCATACCACCTCGGCCTGCTGCTCCCGTTCATAATAGCCGCGCTCCTGAAAACCGCTCAGGGCTCTTCAACGGTTGCCATTATAACTACCTCTGCACTGCTGGCCCCCATGCTGGATTCCCTGGGACTCGCTTCATCCTACGGAAAGGCGTTGACAGTCCTTGCGATTGGCGCAGGCTCGATGGTCGTAAGCCACGCGAACGACAGCTACTTCTGGGTTGTCACACAGTTCTCAAACATGGACGTTACTCAGGGATACAAGCTTCAGACCGTGGCAACATTCGTCGAGGGTATCGTAGCAGCAGTAGTAATCCTGATAATGGGCGCTATTTTGCTCTGA
- a CDS encoding transglutaminase-like domain-containing protein codes for MGVISKAMRLLSWVLVLLLLGVTLDVSLNDGALTRKYLPRSVLDEFEGLRDRVASRAEDYLITESFERYLNDPHELSVLRNISVALKGEDAVSSAWNVLTWEDEHLSYDRNRTEPMFIPPSEFISRGRGICGDYALLTAGLLLVMNYSPVYVLSIEFNDSDVGHLTAAVSVNGRYLVADQHPPLMDFGAYYRHWALYVEDPAHISRATVYVLSWRGGRIVMERYSELERRDFLAQDYNMTEEDLSYLSDTLLTSFKERYRLSPDPLLPKIAEEGVSERYRWASLWRGVFPGYADYYLPVTREKMAGYILDQIETQGEFSERLGEAGAFWLDLSREGADLILTVYLAG; via the coding sequence ATGGGGGTAATATCAAAGGCTATGCGGCTTCTATCATGGGTTTTAGTACTGCTTCTCCTCGGGGTTACCCTTGATGTTTCCCTGAACGACGGCGCCCTAACCAGGAAGTACCTCCCACGCTCGGTTCTTGATGAGTTTGAGGGGCTTCGGGATCGAGTTGCATCCCGCGCTGAGGATTACCTCATAACCGAAAGCTTTGAACGCTACCTCAACGACCCCCACGAGCTTTCCGTGCTCAGGAACATCTCCGTTGCCCTCAAGGGAGAGGACGCCGTGAGCTCCGCATGGAACGTTCTTACCTGGGAGGACGAGCACCTCAGTTATGATCGCAACAGAACTGAACCGATGTTCATACCGCCCTCAGAGTTCATCTCCCGGGGCAGGGGAATATGCGGCGATTACGCACTACTGACCGCAGGGCTTCTCCTGGTTATGAACTACTCCCCGGTTTACGTTCTCTCGATAGAGTTCAATGATTCAGACGTTGGTCATCTGACCGCTGCCGTATCTGTAAACGGCCGATACCTCGTTGCGGATCAGCACCCGCCCCTTATGGACTTTGGGGCCTACTACCGCCACTGGGCGCTCTACGTTGAAGATCCCGCCCACATATCCCGCGCCACCGTCTATGTGCTCTCCTGGAGAGGGGGCAGAATCGTTATGGAGAGGTACAGCGAGCTCGAACGGCGCGATTTTCTGGCACAGGACTATAACATGACTGAAGAAGACCTCAGCTACCTAAGTGATACGCTCCTGACGTCCTTTAAGGAGAGATACCGTCTCAGTCCTGACCCTCTACTGCCGAAGATTGCCGAGGAGGGCGTGTCCGAGCGCTATCGCTGGGCGTCACTCTGGCGGGGTGTCTTTCCGGGCTATGCTGACTACTACCTGCCCGTCACTCGGGAGAAAATGGCTGGTTATATACTCGATCAAATAGAAACACAGGGAGAGTTCAGTGAAAGACTCGGAGAGGCGGGGGCCTTCTGGCTCGACTTGTCTAGGGAGGGTGCCGACTTAATTTTAACGGTTTATCTGGCCGGGTAG
- a CDS encoding aldolase, which translates to MSRIAKRQLVLYSRKAHERGLTAAFGGNLSVRVGELVFIKATGAVMDEMTEEQVAVIDLNGEQLSDVRPSSEYRLHLAVYRARPDVKAIAHLHPPYSIVASTLLEGELPIITPEAEIYLKRIPIAPFRPAGTEELAEVTAEALKKTDAVLMAKHGIVTVGRSLREAFYKAELVEESAKLWYLSRK; encoded by the coding sequence ATGAGCCGAATAGCAAAACGCCAGCTCGTCCTCTACTCGCGAAAGGCCCACGAGCGCGGTCTGACTGCTGCTTTCGGCGGGAACCTGAGCGTCCGCGTTGGAGAGTTGGTCTTTATCAAAGCAACTGGGGCGGTTATGGACGAGATGACCGAAGAGCAGGTGGCCGTGATAGACCTCAATGGGGAGCAGCTCTCCGACGTTAGACCCTCCTCGGAATACAGGCTCCACCTCGCGGTTTACAGGGCGAGACCCGACGTCAAAGCGATAGCGCACCTCCACCCGCCCTACTCGATAGTCGCCTCGACCCTACTTGAGGGAGAACTGCCGATAATAACGCCCGAGGCCGAGATATACCTGAAGAGGATTCCGATTGCGCCGTTCCGCCCGGCAGGCACGGAAGAGCTGGCGGAAGTGACTGCGGAGGCATTGAAAAAAACGGACGCGGTTCTGATGGCAAAGCACGGGATTGTGACGGTCGGCAGAAGCCTGAGGGAAGCGTTCTACAAGGCGGAGCTCGTAGAAGAGAGCGCAAAGCTCTGGTACTTAAGCAGGAAATGA
- a CDS encoding M20 family metallopeptidase gives MEIELLKKLVSIPSHFGEEDKISNFIGSFLEEYGLQVEYQEVEGFGSNVISRIKGKRLTVVLNGHMDTVSIGSGWTRNPWGELDGDRFYGLGSADMKGGLAALMAAFIEVSYLPRRKRPTVLFTAVVDEEGYSRGAWKLIEEGKLRDANLVLLAEPTGENLMLGARGRYVIRLKVRGKKAHAARPQDGINAIEELSKLLAFIPRIKTRKHPRLGSGSYCTLYVHGEADGLSVPEEAEAIVDRHVVIGEDWERVVRELRKAAERVKVRGELEISKFPRPTPEMLPYLVRENNRFVSILSLVYSVLWGRTPEKTYGRSVGDFNYFGTYLGVPTIVFGPIGGNWHSSDEWVRVSSVKRVKETYLEFLRVLGSNKRLAELVEMKDYAPS, from the coding sequence ATGGAGATAGAACTATTGAAAAAACTTGTATCAATACCTTCTCATTTTGGAGAGGAAGATAAAATTTCGAACTTCATTGGTTCGTTTCTTGAGGAGTATGGGCTCCAGGTGGAGTATCAAGAGGTCGAAGGTTTTGGTAGCAACGTTATATCACGGATCAAGGGGAAGAGGCTCACCGTTGTTCTTAACGGTCACATGGATACCGTCAGCATCGGCTCAGGCTGGACGAGAAACCCGTGGGGCGAACTCGACGGCGATCGTTTCTACGGTCTGGGAAGTGCTGACATGAAGGGCGGTCTCGCCGCGCTTATGGCAGCCTTCATTGAGGTCTCATACCTCCCACGGAGGAAAAGGCCTACGGTGCTCTTCACAGCGGTCGTCGACGAGGAGGGCTATTCCCGGGGCGCTTGGAAGCTCATCGAGGAGGGCAAGCTCAGGGACGCGAACCTCGTTCTCCTAGCCGAACCAACCGGGGAGAACCTGATGCTCGGTGCTCGGGGCAGGTACGTGATCCGGTTGAAGGTCAGGGGGAAGAAGGCCCATGCTGCCCGTCCCCAGGATGGTATAAACGCGATAGAAGAACTTTCGAAGCTCCTCGCCTTCATTCCGAGGATAAAAACGAGAAAGCACCCTAGGCTGGGTTCGGGCTCTTACTGCACCCTGTACGTTCACGGCGAGGCGGACGGGCTGAGCGTTCCTGAGGAGGCCGAAGCGATAGTCGACAGGCACGTCGTAATCGGCGAGGACTGGGAGAGGGTCGTTAGAGAGCTCAGAAAGGCCGCGGAGAGGGTTAAGGTGAGGGGGGAGCTGGAGATATCCAAATTCCCCCGCCCCACCCCCGAGATGCTCCCCTACCTTGTCAGGGAGAACAACAGGTTTGTTTCGATTCTCTCGCTGGTTTACTCCGTTCTCTGGGGAAGAACTCCCGAGAAAACTTACGGAAGGAGCGTCGGCGATTTCAACTACTTCGGAACTTATTTGGGGGTTCCAACAATCGTGTTTGGGCCCATTGGAGGTAACTGGCATTCATCGGACGAATGGGTCCGCGTCTCATCGGTTAAGCGCGTAAAGGAGACGTACCTTGAATTCCTCAGGGTTTTGGGGAGTAACAAGAGGCTCGCCGAACTCGTGGAGATGAAGGACTACGCACCTTCCTAG